One segment of Danaus plexippus chromosome 10, MEX_DaPlex, whole genome shotgun sequence DNA contains the following:
- the LOC116766730 gene encoding fasciclin-1 isoform X1 produces the protein MGLLYVFMFVMVAGVVADRKPTIAEKLREDTDLSQFLALLERNVVANMSLQYRQMTLFAPTNQAFQRYTGEMDDSLVLFHISNLATTLTNLDYSISSELDGNPPLWITRRRDSMHDDIYVNNAKVDITRTYQATNRNGKQQVLHVIDQVLQPLLPLGQSSVGTTVYNPNAYQFLEHSDLFDIGQHRLRSFRQKVNQIPKKDVFDADGRHTFFIPVDEGFKPTTRSDLIDGKVVDGHVIPHHVLFTQATPDGEEFKSMAFSDNVKVIISFTSTPNGKNDITYVKSNTVAGDAKHSRGVVLADIVRANIPVKNGVVHLIQRPLMVVDTTVVDFLKEKEDGPLCKFYEVIMDLGEHNQFLNELTLAKDITLFAPSNEAWNEPNVQNIIRNHQKLKDILNLHLVRERLPLDAIIHNNMNQLPGAIYQAPTALQRKYLYFNVINHQNNLTLTVEGGGVNATVTQTNIAATNGFVHIIDRVLGIPYTTVFEKMKTDPMLNITYNMGKRQMFNQQLKEMEHRFTYFVPRDHAWLKFQIRHPTAYKALFREDFGYYTKQILERHVIRSERSYTVSDLKLLANETHPFVLPTTRDPLRLRVKESDKNYYVEWNGHWIHVFRPDVECTNGIIHVIDEPFVLESDIHVTGGVTRSAYTFPLITPFIIAIILNN, from the exons TTCTTGGCGTTGCTGGAGCGCAATGTGGTCGCCAACATGAGTCTTCAGTACCGCCAGATGACACTGTTCGCTCCAACCAACCAAGCCTTCCAGAGATACACCGGAGAAATGGACGATTCGCTTGTTCTTTTTCACATAT CAAATTTGGCAACGACACTCACAAATTTGGACTATTCAATATCGTCAGAGCTAGACGGGAACCCTCCTCTGTGGATAACGAGGCGCCGGGACTCTATGCACGATGACATTTACGTCAATAATGCCAAAGTTGACATCACAAGGACGTACCAAGCCACCAACAGAAATGGCAAACAACAG gtGCTTCACGTAATAGACCAAGTACTTCAACCCTTGTTGCCTTTAGGGCAAAGCTCCGTCGGCACAACCGTGTATAACCCTAACGCCTACCAGTTTCTGGAACATTCGGATTTGTTCGATATTGGACAACATCGCCTCAG gtcGTTCCGTCAAAAAGTAAACCAAATCCCAAAGAAGGATGTTTTTGATGCGGACGGCAGACACACGTTCTTCATTCCAGTTGACGAAGGTTTTAAG CCTACAACGCGATCCGATCTGATAGATGGGAAGGTGGTAGATGGTCACGTCATTCCCCACCATGTCCTCTTCACACAGGCTACTCCCGACGGTGAAGAGTTCAAGAGCATGGCCTTCAGTGATAACGTCAAAGTCATTATCTCCTTCACTTCCACCCCTAACGGCAAAAATGACATCA CATACGTGAAATCAAATACAGTCGCCGGCGATGCGAAACATAGTCGTGGCGTTGTGCTGGCAGACATTGTAAGAGCTAACATTCCAGTTAAAAATGGAGTTGTGCATCTCATACAACGACCACTAATGGTGGTCGATACCACCGTCGTAGACTTCCTTAAg GAAAAAGAAGACGGACCTTTGTGTAAATTCTACGAAGTGATCATGGACTTAGGCGAGCACAATCAGTTTCTTAACGAGCTTACTCTCGCCAAAGACATCACACTATTTGCGCCTTCAAACGAAGCTTGGAACGAACCAAAtgtgcaaaatattataag aaatcacCAAAAGCTTAAGGATATCCTGAATCTCCATTTGGTGCGGGAGCGACTACCTTTGGACGCAATCATTCACAATAATATGAACCAG CTTCCTGGCGCA ATATATCAAGCACCAACCGCACTGCAAAGGAAGTATCTGTACTTCAATGTTATCAATCATCAAAACAATCTGACTCTAACTGTGGAAGGCGGTGGTGTTAATGCGACCGTGACACAGACAAATATTGCTGCAACCAACGGCTTTGTTCATATCATCGACAGAGTTCTTGGTATCCCTTACACTACTGTGTTTGAGAAAATGAAGACGGATCCTATGTTGAA CATTACTTACAACATGGGCAAGCGACAGATGTTTAATCAGCAGCTGAAAGAAATGGAGCATCGGTTCACATACTTCGTGCCTCGAGACCACGCCTGGCTCAAGTTCCAAATACGGCATCCCACTGCTTACAAAGCGCTGTTCAGAGAGGATTTCGGATATTAC ACTAAGCAGATTCTGGAGCGTCACGTCATCCGCTCGGAGCGCTCGTACACCGTCTCAGACCTTAAGCTGCTCGCAAACGAGACTCATCCTTTCGTGCTACCGACAACTCGCGACCCGCTACGCTTACGAGTCAAGGAATCCGATAAAA ATTACTACGTTGAATGGAACGGCCATTGGATCCACGTTTTCCGACCCGATGTTGAATGCACTAATGGAATTATTCACGTGATAGACGAACCGTTTGTCCTGGAGAGTGACATTCACGTCACGGGTGGCGTCACTCGTTCGGCTTACACCTTCCCTCTCATTACACCTTTTATAATCGCTATTATCTTGAACAACTAA
- the LOC116766730 gene encoding fasciclin-1 isoform X2, producing the protein MGLLYVFMFVMVAGVVADRKPTIAEKLREDTDLSQFLALLERNVVANMSLQYRQMTLFAPTNQAFQRYTGEMDDSLVLFHISNLATTLTNLDYSISSELDGNPPLWITRRRDSMHDDIYVNNAKVDITRTYQATNRNGKQQVLHVIDQVLQPLLPLGQSSVGTTVYNPNAYQFLEHSDLFDIGQHRLRSFRQKVNQIPKKDVFDADGRHTFFIPVDEGFKPTTRSDLIDGKVVDGHVIPHHVLFTQATPDGEEFKSMAFSDNVKVIISFTSTPNGKNDITYVKSNTVAGDAKHSRGVVLADIVRANIPVKNGVVHLIQRPLMVVDTTVVDFLKEKEDGPLCKFYEVIMDLGEHNQFLNELTLAKDITLFAPSNEAWNEPNVQNIIRNHQKLKDILNLHLVRERLPLDAIIHNNMNQIYQAPTALQRKYLYFNVINHQNNLTLTVEGGGVNATVTQTNIAATNGFVHIIDRVLGIPYTTVFEKMKTDPMLNITYNMGKRQMFNQQLKEMEHRFTYFVPRDHAWLKFQIRHPTAYKALFREDFGYYTKQILERHVIRSERSYTVSDLKLLANETHPFVLPTTRDPLRLRVKESDKNYYVEWNGHWIHVFRPDVECTNGIIHVIDEPFVLESDIHVTGGVTRSAYTFPLITPFIIAIILNN; encoded by the exons TTCTTGGCGTTGCTGGAGCGCAATGTGGTCGCCAACATGAGTCTTCAGTACCGCCAGATGACACTGTTCGCTCCAACCAACCAAGCCTTCCAGAGATACACCGGAGAAATGGACGATTCGCTTGTTCTTTTTCACATAT CAAATTTGGCAACGACACTCACAAATTTGGACTATTCAATATCGTCAGAGCTAGACGGGAACCCTCCTCTGTGGATAACGAGGCGCCGGGACTCTATGCACGATGACATTTACGTCAATAATGCCAAAGTTGACATCACAAGGACGTACCAAGCCACCAACAGAAATGGCAAACAACAG gtGCTTCACGTAATAGACCAAGTACTTCAACCCTTGTTGCCTTTAGGGCAAAGCTCCGTCGGCACAACCGTGTATAACCCTAACGCCTACCAGTTTCTGGAACATTCGGATTTGTTCGATATTGGACAACATCGCCTCAG gtcGTTCCGTCAAAAAGTAAACCAAATCCCAAAGAAGGATGTTTTTGATGCGGACGGCAGACACACGTTCTTCATTCCAGTTGACGAAGGTTTTAAG CCTACAACGCGATCCGATCTGATAGATGGGAAGGTGGTAGATGGTCACGTCATTCCCCACCATGTCCTCTTCACACAGGCTACTCCCGACGGTGAAGAGTTCAAGAGCATGGCCTTCAGTGATAACGTCAAAGTCATTATCTCCTTCACTTCCACCCCTAACGGCAAAAATGACATCA CATACGTGAAATCAAATACAGTCGCCGGCGATGCGAAACATAGTCGTGGCGTTGTGCTGGCAGACATTGTAAGAGCTAACATTCCAGTTAAAAATGGAGTTGTGCATCTCATACAACGACCACTAATGGTGGTCGATACCACCGTCGTAGACTTCCTTAAg GAAAAAGAAGACGGACCTTTGTGTAAATTCTACGAAGTGATCATGGACTTAGGCGAGCACAATCAGTTTCTTAACGAGCTTACTCTCGCCAAAGACATCACACTATTTGCGCCTTCAAACGAAGCTTGGAACGAACCAAAtgtgcaaaatattataag aaatcacCAAAAGCTTAAGGATATCCTGAATCTCCATTTGGTGCGGGAGCGACTACCTTTGGACGCAATCATTCACAATAATATGAACCAG ATATATCAAGCACCAACCGCACTGCAAAGGAAGTATCTGTACTTCAATGTTATCAATCATCAAAACAATCTGACTCTAACTGTGGAAGGCGGTGGTGTTAATGCGACCGTGACACAGACAAATATTGCTGCAACCAACGGCTTTGTTCATATCATCGACAGAGTTCTTGGTATCCCTTACACTACTGTGTTTGAGAAAATGAAGACGGATCCTATGTTGAA CATTACTTACAACATGGGCAAGCGACAGATGTTTAATCAGCAGCTGAAAGAAATGGAGCATCGGTTCACATACTTCGTGCCTCGAGACCACGCCTGGCTCAAGTTCCAAATACGGCATCCCACTGCTTACAAAGCGCTGTTCAGAGAGGATTTCGGATATTAC ACTAAGCAGATTCTGGAGCGTCACGTCATCCGCTCGGAGCGCTCGTACACCGTCTCAGACCTTAAGCTGCTCGCAAACGAGACTCATCCTTTCGTGCTACCGACAACTCGCGACCCGCTACGCTTACGAGTCAAGGAATCCGATAAAA ATTACTACGTTGAATGGAACGGCCATTGGATCCACGTTTTCCGACCCGATGTTGAATGCACTAATGGAATTATTCACGTGATAGACGAACCGTTTGTCCTGGAGAGTGACATTCACGTCACGGGTGGCGTCACTCGTTCGGCTTACACCTTCCCTCTCATTACACCTTTTATAATCGCTATTATCTTGAACAACTAA